The following coding sequences are from one Geothrix sp. window:
- a CDS encoding SCO family protein produces the protein MSATVPGFGQLLLAAAACVQVASASEPRLRVSSEVCKPADVVLINQDGQKVRLKQILESGDPVVLNFIYGHCTTICPTLSAGYATLQGRLGASSGKVHLISITIDPDRDTPKALKDYMRRFRARPGWDCLTGSRRDIDAAMHGMNTFIPDLSSMVPITMIRPAGSEQWVRIFGLMSSSEFIEQCRRTGIL, from the coding sequence ATGAGTGCCACCGTCCCTGGATTTGGTCAGCTTCTCCTGGCGGCCGCGGCCTGTGTTCAGGTCGCCTCCGCCAGTGAGCCCCGGCTCCGGGTCAGCTCGGAGGTCTGCAAGCCTGCAGACGTGGTCCTGATCAACCAGGACGGCCAGAAGGTCAGGCTCAAGCAGATCCTGGAATCGGGGGATCCCGTCGTCCTGAATTTCATCTACGGCCACTGCACCACCATCTGCCCGACCCTCTCGGCGGGGTACGCCACCCTCCAGGGCAGGCTCGGCGCCAGTTCGGGGAAGGTCCACCTCATCTCCATCACCATCGATCCCGACCGCGACACGCCGAAGGCCCTGAAGGACTACATGCGACGGTTCCGGGCCAGGCCTGGCTGGGACTGCCTCACGGGGAGCCGCAGGGACATCGATGCGGCCATGCACGGCATGAACACCTTCATCCCGGACCTGTCGTCCATGGTTCCAATCACCATGATCCGCCCCGCCGGTTCGGAGCAGTGGGTCCGGATCTTCGGTCTGATGAGTTCTTCCGAGTTCATCGAGCAGTGCCGGAGGACCGGCATCCTGTGA
- a CDS encoding cytochrome c3 family protein has protein sequence MAARKTPAAKPAAKEATEEGPRTLEGYVEQEKAFHDFLKKNHPLFTTYEKNSRLVGKYQISDREEEFVEFGGGKKFAEENNRHAAITYRLGMESILDFPNKFVGAKKCGECHPVQYEKWSRSRHAKVVRFPDEMDEIPGKDLNKGLYGTKDVSVLPPGITADSIFAVIGTPRTKYGFLDPWLVRGTYHIEGGLLKDGTGTLVAGGNQHSRTWAESITPEMTKKIAAYVPGFPTDLKGFGDNGSKIWGFSSYGAKNQKSMLFQPASSYCEVCHSFKFDFKNQNELFAALGKPAELRKHTINKGISCEECHGAGAHLVGARGAGLPSNCERCHQRFAWNSDEAKKDPKHQFSAYFKSLHPSCGTEGSQSYYTSHKEHGMGCGTCHDPHEVTQNDWRESVTVPALRKKCQDCHATQAAFFAKNEIHGANSCASCHMPAMGSCENFGSIQYPDYGGFDAQRASHIWKILVDPAAKTLNPPEGKDRNYREGAWRLTKKDGKPYIDLMWSCGRTSWGDSALAAAGGCHSPAMSSMPKDLLFTNQKMVYDKVMTWQNPVKSGLAEVEAALKELGPALAKSQLGKAEKAQVQVMVNQAREIVATIKKDGSWGVHAPTLTADKVQEAKVLVQGAQAFLKGSTLASAKAGGTNKG, from the coding sequence ATGGCCGCCCGCAAGACCCCAGCGGCGAAGCCTGCCGCCAAGGAGGCGACCGAGGAGGGCCCCCGCACGCTCGAGGGCTACGTGGAACAGGAGAAGGCCTTCCACGACTTCCTGAAGAAGAACCACCCGCTCTTCACGACCTACGAGAAGAACAGCCGCCTCGTCGGCAAGTACCAGATCAGTGACCGCGAGGAGGAGTTCGTCGAGTTCGGGGGAGGCAAGAAGTTCGCCGAGGAGAACAACCGGCACGCCGCCATCACCTACCGCCTTGGGATGGAATCCATTCTCGACTTCCCCAACAAGTTCGTCGGTGCGAAGAAGTGCGGCGAGTGCCACCCGGTCCAGTACGAGAAATGGTCCCGCTCCCGCCACGCCAAGGTGGTCCGCTTTCCCGACGAGATGGATGAGATCCCGGGCAAGGACTTGAACAAGGGGCTCTACGGCACCAAGGACGTCTCCGTCCTCCCGCCGGGCATCACCGCCGACTCGATCTTCGCCGTCATCGGGACGCCCCGCACCAAGTACGGTTTCCTGGATCCCTGGCTCGTCCGCGGGACCTACCACATCGAGGGTGGTCTGCTGAAGGACGGCACCGGCACCCTGGTGGCCGGCGGCAACCAGCACAGCCGGACCTGGGCCGAATCCATCACGCCCGAGATGACGAAGAAGATCGCCGCCTACGTCCCGGGTTTCCCCACCGACCTGAAGGGCTTCGGAGACAACGGGTCGAAGATCTGGGGCTTCTCCTCCTACGGGGCCAAAAACCAGAAGAGCATGCTCTTCCAGCCGGCCAGTTCGTACTGCGAGGTCTGCCACTCCTTCAAGTTCGACTTCAAGAACCAGAACGAGCTCTTCGCCGCCCTCGGCAAGCCGGCGGAACTCCGCAAGCACACCATCAACAAGGGCATTTCCTGCGAGGAATGCCACGGTGCCGGCGCCCACCTGGTCGGCGCACGCGGGGCCGGCTTGCCCTCCAATTGCGAGCGCTGCCACCAGCGCTTCGCCTGGAACTCGGACGAGGCGAAGAAGGATCCCAAGCATCAGTTCTCGGCTTATTTCAAGAGCCTCCATCCCTCCTGCGGCACCGAAGGCTCTCAGTCCTACTACACCTCTCACAAGGAACACGGCATGGGTTGCGGCACCTGCCACGACCCCCATGAAGTGACCCAGAACGACTGGCGCGAGTCCGTCACAGTCCCGGCCCTGAGGAAGAAGTGCCAGGACTGCCACGCCACCCAGGCCGCCTTCTTCGCCAAGAATGAGATCCACGGGGCCAACAGCTGCGCCAGCTGCCACATGCCCGCGATGGGGAGCTGCGAGAACTTCGGCTCCATCCAGTACCCGGACTATGGTGGGTTCGATGCGCAGCGGGCCTCCCACATCTGGAAGATCCTCGTCGATCCTGCGGCGAAGACCCTCAACCCGCCCGAAGGCAAGGACCGGAACTACCGCGAAGGCGCCTGGCGTCTCACCAAAAAGGACGGCAAGCCCTACATCGACCTCATGTGGTCCTGCGGTCGCACCAGCTGGGGTGACTCCGCCCTGGCCGCCGCGGGCGGCTGCCACAGCCCGGCCATGTCCTCCATGCCGAAGGACCTGCTCTTCACCAACCAGAAGATGGTCTACGACAAGGTCATGACCTGGCAGAACCCCGTGAAGTCGGGGCTGGCCGAAGTCGAGGCCGCCCTCAAGGAGCTGGGGCCCGCCCTGGCCAAGAGCCAGCTCGGCAAGGCCGAGAAGGCCCAGGTCCAGGTGATGGTCAACCAGGCCCGCGAGATCGTCGCCACGATCAAGAAGGACGGCTCCTGGGGCGTCCATGCCCCCACGCTCACCGCGGACAAGGTGCAGGAGGCGAAGGTGCTCGTCCAGGGGGCCCAGGCCTTCCTGAAGGGAAGCACCCTGGCTTCCGCCAAGGCCGGCGGCACGAACAAGGGTTGA
- a CDS encoding alpha/beta fold hydrolase, which translates to MPCRALLLCLATLCLQAGSPPFQKAGKGPGILLIHGFGGNKEVWAGVAAELAQDHTVLSVDLPGSGGTPGPVVVEGRADFGAVAKDLAALVRKEGLAPCLVVGHSMGGPIAARAALEDPGAFRGLILVDSFLGALPAAYMEPTITGLEADPALTLAVFMGHVSAGPAQNERVVAEALRVPVAVLQAYLRGMTLDPLAARQGELRLPVLQLAAGRRETDPAREAATLAQFGFKGLPAFRMIHFPGARHWIMWDAPEAFLVAVRAFEAGLGR; encoded by the coding sequence ATGCCCTGCCGTGCCCTGCTGCTTTGCCTCGCCACGCTCTGCCTGCAGGCGGGATCGCCCCCGTTCCAAAAGGCCGGCAAGGGCCCCGGCATCCTGCTGATCCACGGCTTCGGCGGGAACAAGGAGGTCTGGGCCGGGGTGGCTGCCGAGCTGGCCCAGGACCATACGGTGCTGAGCGTGGACCTTCCCGGCAGTGGGGGGACACCGGGCCCGGTGGTGGTGGAGGGGCGCGCAGACTTTGGGGCCGTGGCGAAGGATCTGGCCGCCCTGGTCCGCAAAGAGGGACTCGCTCCCTGCCTGGTGGTGGGCCATTCCATGGGCGGCCCCATCGCCGCGCGGGCGGCGCTTGAGGACCCCGGGGCCTTCCGGGGCCTGATCCTGGTGGACAGCTTCCTGGGCGCCCTTCCGGCGGCCTACATGGAACCCACCATCACGGGCCTGGAGGCGGACCCCGCCCTGACCCTTGCGGTGTTCATGGGCCACGTCAGCGCCGGGCCCGCGCAGAACGAGCGGGTGGTGGCCGAGGCCCTGCGCGTGCCCGTGGCGGTCCTGCAGGCCTACCTGCGGGGCATGACGCTGGATCCACTGGCGGCCCGGCAGGGCGAGCTGCGCCTTCCGGTCCTGCAACTGGCGGCGGGCCGCCGCGAAACCGATCCGGCCCGGGAGGCCGCGACCCTCGCCCAGTTCGGCTTCAAGGGGCTGCCGGCCTTCCGCATGATCCACTTTCCCGGCGCCAGGCACTGGATCATGTGGGACGCGCCCGAAGCCTTCCTGGTCGCCGTCCGCGCCTTCGAGGCCGGGCTGGGGCGCTGA
- the dtd gene encoding D-aminoacyl-tRNA deacylase: protein MKAVIQRVQRASVRSGDLEATIGPGLLVLVGLETGDTEETCAWAAAKLATLRIFEDADGKMNLGLQEVGGEILAISQFTLAGSIARGRRPSFDQAMNPEAARVLFRKFLDLLKAHYPRVKSGFFQEHMEVELVNDGPVTFILER, encoded by the coding sequence ATGAAAGCCGTCATCCAGCGCGTGCAGCGGGCCTCCGTGCGGAGCGGGGACCTGGAGGCCACCATTGGCCCCGGCCTGCTGGTGCTGGTGGGCCTGGAGACCGGGGACACCGAGGAGACCTGCGCCTGGGCCGCTGCCAAGCTCGCCACCCTGCGCATCTTCGAGGACGCAGATGGAAAGATGAACCTCGGCCTGCAGGAGGTGGGCGGCGAGATTCTCGCCATCAGCCAGTTCACCCTGGCTGGCAGCATCGCCAGGGGCCGGCGGCCCTCCTTCGATCAGGCCATGAACCCCGAGGCCGCCCGGGTGCTCTTCCGGAAGTTTCTGGACCTGCTCAAGGCCCACTACCCCCGCGTGAAATCCGGTTTCTTCCAGGAGCACATGGAGGTGGAGCTGGTGAACGACGGGCCCGTGACCTTCATCCTGGAGCGCTGA
- a CDS encoding DinB family protein has product MFRRVEDFKTIWQQEAEKTLAVFGAIPDAAAHQAVDSQHRDLRRIAWHLVETVLELPQNLGLKVKGPVGLGPDGFIATPPPPTMAEIAATYRAVSDSLLDHMGSWSNTELGRNFTLYGETWTGAFALYVLVSHQTHHRGQMTVLLRQAGLHVPSTYGPTKEGWAEFGLEAPRV; this is encoded by the coding sequence ATGTTCCGTCGCGTGGAGGACTTCAAGACCATCTGGCAGCAGGAGGCTGAGAAGACCCTGGCGGTCTTCGGGGCCATTCCTGACGCCGCGGCCCACCAGGCGGTGGACTCCCAGCACCGCGACCTGCGGCGCATCGCCTGGCATCTGGTGGAGACCGTCCTGGAGCTGCCGCAGAACCTGGGCCTCAAGGTGAAGGGGCCTGTCGGGCTGGGTCCCGATGGCTTCATCGCCACGCCACCGCCGCCCACCATGGCCGAGATCGCCGCCACCTACCGCGCCGTGAGCGATTCCCTGCTGGATCACATGGGCAGCTGGAGCAACACCGAGCTGGGCCGCAACTTCACCCTCTACGGGGAGACCTGGACCGGCGCCTTCGCCCTGTATGTCCTCGTCAGCCACCAGACCCACCACCGCGGCCAGATGACCGTCCTCCTGCGCCAGGCGGGCCTGCACGTGCCCAGCACCTATGGCCCCACCAAGGAGGGCTGGGCGGAGTTCGGGCTCGAAGCTCCTCGCGTCTGA
- a CDS encoding TonB-dependent receptor plug domain-containing protein encodes MTVLTAATTVARLLLSTLSLALAAQEQAPPVDPDARKPLESWAAESRPVALSRTPGQVRVFDEDDIQRSGARTLGEFLLRELPSQVQSQGGPGLPSRSYLGGGRPQDTVVLMDGVPRMDPGRLGQNLNEVPLLGITRIEVITASGSQGGAIALFTGRPDKPGLSGDLGGLGGSNGQGQSTTSPGFAWEGGYLSGGNLSAQEKQTTETDRPFRMVTNFLGLGQKWGSALWTLAWRGTFFGVPEPYQQVTETTRVYDAARESRQRSDAGQLRVDWDLVPGLQLETTLGLARFRHEQAPQGTSQPSPFEGRETRFQSSLHWATGARSDLSLRLEGQEVRQDGDENPLVLGSAKGRQLGLGVEWRFEPRPGLRLLGTARGTRDRQSLLVGGTDTEVLDASGHMLRLGLNQELAHGLRIYSALGGARTAPTVLQQLRNSLVPTAAPLRMEQSTFVQIGLGWGQGNWYGRLESQQQSGKDLLAFDGQSYANQDRVRVRGTEAAFGWRTAQKAGLEGFVRAQEARDLNAPEGQALSTLASQRRPFSSHGLKGFMGWSRVRAEVHYTLQGHQYAAAGDSEGGGARANGLPPTVRATQVVYRDVGMSTTVKAGRHWTIVLRGEHLLQPTTDAAAWVARAREGQNDASIIDGYPAAGPSYSAEARFRF; translated from the coding sequence ATGACTGTCCTGACCGCGGCAACGACCGTCGCGCGCCTGCTGCTTTCCACCCTGTCCCTGGCCCTCGCTGCCCAGGAGCAGGCACCTCCGGTGGATCCCGATGCCAGGAAGCCCCTGGAGTCCTGGGCGGCAGAGTCGCGCCCCGTGGCCCTGAGCCGGACGCCGGGTCAGGTGCGGGTCTTCGATGAGGACGACATCCAGCGCTCCGGCGCCCGCACCCTGGGGGAATTCCTCCTGCGCGAGCTGCCCTCCCAGGTCCAGAGCCAGGGCGGCCCCGGCCTGCCCTCACGCAGCTACCTGGGTGGCGGCCGCCCCCAGGACACGGTGGTGCTGATGGATGGTGTTCCACGCATGGATCCGGGCCGGCTGGGCCAGAACCTCAACGAGGTGCCCCTGCTGGGGATCACGCGCATCGAAGTGATCACCGCCTCTGGCAGCCAGGGCGGCGCCATCGCCCTGTTCACGGGGCGGCCCGATAAACCGGGCCTGTCGGGCGACCTCGGCGGTCTCGGCGGCAGCAACGGCCAGGGCCAGAGCACCACCTCGCCGGGCTTCGCCTGGGAGGGTGGCTACCTGAGCGGGGGCAACCTCAGCGCCCAGGAGAAACAGACCACCGAAACGGACCGCCCCTTCCGCATGGTCACCAACTTCCTGGGGCTGGGCCAGAAGTGGGGCTCCGCCCTCTGGACCCTGGCCTGGCGGGGCACCTTCTTCGGTGTGCCCGAGCCCTACCAGCAGGTCACCGAGACCACCCGCGTCTACGATGCGGCCCGCGAAAGCCGCCAGCGCAGCGACGCCGGCCAGCTCCGCGTGGACTGGGACCTGGTACCGGGATTGCAGCTGGAGACCACGCTCGGTCTCGCCCGGTTCCGGCACGAGCAGGCTCCGCAGGGCACCTCCCAGCCCAGCCCATTCGAAGGCCGCGAGACCCGCTTCCAGTCGTCCCTGCACTGGGCGACCGGGGCCCGCTCGGACCTCAGCCTGCGTCTCGAGGGCCAGGAGGTCCGCCAGGACGGGGACGAGAACCCGCTGGTGCTGGGCTCCGCCAAGGGCCGCCAGCTGGGACTCGGCGTCGAGTGGCGCTTCGAGCCCAGGCCGGGCCTGCGCCTCCTGGGAACGGCGCGAGGCACCCGGGACCGGCAGTCCCTTCTGGTCGGCGGCACCGATACGGAGGTGCTCGACGCCTCGGGCCACATGCTGCGCCTGGGCCTCAACCAGGAGCTGGCCCACGGCCTGCGGATCTACTCTGCCCTGGGCGGGGCACGCACGGCCCCCACGGTACTCCAGCAGCTGCGCAACAGCCTGGTGCCCACCGCCGCGCCGCTCCGCATGGAGCAATCCACCTTCGTGCAGATCGGGCTCGGCTGGGGCCAGGGCAACTGGTACGGCCGGCTCGAAAGCCAGCAGCAGTCGGGCAAGGACCTCCTCGCCTTCGACGGCCAGTCCTACGCGAACCAGGATCGGGTGCGGGTGCGGGGCACCGAGGCCGCCTTCGGCTGGCGCACGGCGCAGAAAGCCGGGCTCGAAGGCTTCGTCCGGGCCCAGGAGGCCCGGGACCTCAACGCCCCCGAGGGTCAGGCGCTCAGCACCCTGGCCTCCCAGCGGCGCCCCTTCTCCTCCCACGGCCTGAAGGGCTTCATGGGCTGGAGCCGGGTGCGGGCCGAGGTCCACTACACGCTGCAGGGCCACCAGTACGCTGCGGCCGGGGACAGCGAAGGCGGTGGCGCCCGGGCCAACGGCCTGCCGCCCACGGTCCGCGCCACCCAGGTGGTCTATCGGGATGTCGGCATGTCCACCACGGTGAAGGCAGGCAGGCATTGGACTATTGTTCTGCGCGGCGAGCACCTGCTCCAGCCCACCACCGATGCCGCCGCGTGGGTGGCCCGGGCGCGGGAAGGCCAGAACGATGCCTCGATCATCGACGGCTATCCCGCCGCGGGGCCCAGCTACTCTGCGGAGGCGCGGTTCCGGTTCTAG
- a CDS encoding zinc-dependent metalloprotease, with amino-acid sequence MPCRSRMTALLSLLCLSLAAQTAPNGGKAPSAPATPPPVAPVPGALKPFAEVIKDAKEQKGLFTLWTKEDKVWIEVKPDQLDAPFFFAISSTRGTGERGLYGGMMDDSFLASFRRVGNTLQMLAKNTTFMAPAGTPAARAVAEGFTDSLLASAPVLSQPHPERKSFLVEANALLLRDIPMGATRLEATYRQPYGFDPSNSFFEKVRSTEDQAAFRVQAHYSLQRIMLPPLMMPGAPPMPSVPPPGTLEDMRSLFLGWHFSFAKLPEQPMAPRLADDRVGYFTSTRWDFGDDTRVDPQVHYVHRWRLEKKDPAAALSEPKQPIVFWLDRNIPEKYRPAITEGVLIWNKAFEKQGFKDAVQVKVQPEDADWDTHDARHASLRWLTGTDIGFAIGPSQVDPRTGEILDADIGIGEVWARGTRTDAREVLPPKAQEGFAFRHDHDLCVYAAEAHQEMGFALDLLESRGEIAPGSPEEDAYVAAVLKDVITHEVGHTLGLRHNFRASTIHSLEQISNPEFTKVNGLTGSVMDYNALNLALKGQPQGEYVMSTLGPYDHWAIEYGYKTLAPADEKAGLAKIAARSSEPQLAYGTDEEALGFMGLEGMDPEVNRRDLGSDPLAFYQKRLSLSKELWERLQAKTLPDGEGYQSLRRGLLRALGQVGLSANLSAKYIGGVVHLRDHAGSGRAPFTPVPAARQRQALKLLETGIFSVEAFKFKPEFLARLTTDRFNGPLNADPSPAQWVLRTQTQVLAQVFHPAVAQRILDMPDKLANPKEAFRLSELYDTLQTAIWSELKSGREVSVMRRNLQREHLRQLSGQVIRANPLTPADSRALAREALRSLQAQLKAAPAKPGFSKETRAHFADCLAVVDESLKASLQRMSL; translated from the coding sequence ATGCCTTGTCGTTCGCGCATGACCGCGCTCCTGTCCCTGCTCTGCCTGAGCCTGGCGGCCCAGACGGCACCCAATGGAGGCAAGGCGCCCTCCGCTCCCGCCACGCCGCCGCCGGTCGCCCCGGTTCCGGGAGCCCTGAAGCCCTTCGCCGAGGTCATCAAGGACGCCAAGGAACAGAAGGGCCTCTTCACCCTCTGGACCAAGGAGGACAAGGTCTGGATCGAGGTGAAGCCCGACCAGCTCGATGCGCCCTTCTTCTTCGCCATCAGCAGCACCCGGGGCACGGGAGAGCGGGGACTCTACGGCGGCATGATGGACGACAGCTTCCTCGCCAGCTTCCGCCGCGTGGGGAACACCCTGCAGATGCTGGCCAAGAACACCACCTTCATGGCCCCGGCCGGCACGCCGGCAGCGCGGGCCGTGGCCGAGGGCTTCACGGACAGCCTGCTCGCCAGCGCCCCCGTGCTCAGCCAGCCCCACCCGGAGCGGAAGTCCTTCCTGGTGGAAGCCAACGCCCTGCTGCTGAGGGACATTCCCATGGGGGCCACGCGGCTGGAGGCCACCTATCGCCAGCCCTATGGTTTCGATCCGTCCAACAGCTTCTTCGAGAAGGTTCGCAGCACCGAGGACCAGGCCGCCTTCCGCGTCCAGGCCCACTACAGCCTGCAGCGCATCATGCTGCCGCCCCTGATGATGCCGGGCGCCCCGCCCATGCCCTCCGTGCCACCTCCGGGCACGCTGGAGGACATGCGCAGCCTCTTCCTGGGCTGGCACTTCTCGTTCGCCAAGCTGCCCGAGCAGCCCATGGCGCCCCGCCTCGCGGATGACCGGGTCGGCTACTTCACCTCCACCCGCTGGGACTTCGGCGACGACACCCGCGTCGATCCCCAGGTCCACTACGTCCACCGCTGGCGCCTGGAGAAGAAGGATCCCGCCGCGGCGCTGTCCGAGCCCAAGCAGCCCATCGTGTTCTGGCTGGACCGCAACATCCCGGAGAAGTACCGGCCGGCCATCACCGAAGGCGTGCTCATCTGGAACAAGGCCTTCGAGAAGCAGGGCTTCAAGGATGCCGTGCAGGTGAAGGTGCAGCCTGAGGACGCCGATTGGGACACTCACGATGCCCGCCACGCCTCCCTGCGCTGGCTCACGGGCACCGACATCGGCTTCGCCATCGGGCCCAGCCAGGTGGATCCCCGCACCGGCGAGATCCTCGACGCGGACATCGGCATCGGCGAAGTCTGGGCCCGGGGCACCCGCACCGACGCCCGCGAGGTCCTGCCGCCCAAGGCCCAGGAGGGCTTCGCCTTCCGGCACGACCACGACCTCTGCGTCTATGCGGCGGAGGCCCACCAGGAGATGGGCTTCGCGCTGGACCTGCTGGAGTCCCGCGGGGAGATCGCCCCCGGCAGCCCCGAGGAGGATGCCTACGTGGCCGCGGTGCTCAAGGACGTGATCACCCACGAGGTGGGCCACACCCTGGGCCTGCGCCACAACTTCCGGGCCTCGACCATCCACTCCCTGGAGCAGATCTCGAACCCCGAGTTCACCAAGGTCAACGGCCTGACCGGCTCGGTCATGGACTACAACGCCCTGAACCTCGCCCTCAAGGGCCAGCCCCAGGGTGAGTACGTGATGAGCACGCTCGGGCCCTACGACCACTGGGCCATCGAGTACGGCTACAAGACCCTGGCCCCGGCCGATGAGAAGGCCGGCCTGGCCAAGATCGCCGCGCGCAGCTCGGAGCCGCAGCTGGCCTACGGCACCGATGAGGAGGCCCTGGGCTTCATGGGCCTCGAGGGCATGGACCCCGAAGTGAACCGCCGGGATCTGGGCTCGGATCCGCTGGCCTTCTACCAGAAGCGTCTGAGCCTCTCGAAGGAACTGTGGGAGCGCCTGCAGGCCAAGACCCTCCCGGATGGCGAAGGCTACCAGTCCCTGCGCCGGGGCCTGCTCCGCGCACTGGGCCAGGTGGGCCTCTCGGCCAACCTGAGCGCCAAGTACATCGGCGGCGTGGTCCACCTGCGTGATCACGCGGGCTCCGGTCGGGCGCCCTTCACGCCCGTTCCCGCGGCGCGTCAGCGCCAGGCCCTGAAGCTGCTGGAAACCGGGATCTTCTCGGTGGAGGCCTTCAAATTCAAGCCCGAGTTTCTGGCCCGGCTCACCACGGACCGGTTCAACGGTCCGCTGAATGCCGATCCCTCCCCCGCCCAGTGGGTGCTCCGCACCCAGACCCAGGTGCTGGCCCAGGTCTTCCACCCGGCCGTGGCCCAGCGGATCCTCGACATGCCGGACAAACTGGCGAACCCCAAGGAGGCCTTCCGCCTCTCCGAACTCTACGACACGCTGCAGACCGCCATCTGGAGTGAGCTGAAGAGCGGGCGCGAGGTCTCCGTGATGCGCCGCAACCTCCAGCGGGAGCACCTCCGCCAGCTGAGCGGCCAGGTCATCCGGGCCAATCCGCTCACCCCCGCGGATTCCCGGGCCCTGGCCCGGGAGGCCCTGCGCTCCCTGCAGGCCCAGCTCAAGGCCGCCCCGGCCAAGCCCGGCTTCAGCAAGGAGACCAGGGCCCACTTCGCCGACTGCCTCGCCGTCGTCGATGAAAGCCTCAAGGCCAGCCTGCAGCGCATGTCGCTCTAG
- a CDS encoding outer membrane beta-barrel protein: MRARLPALCALAFGLPLAAGNFDVQGQVTLNQPTQDLKTAMDGKQGFGLGIHGLHRRGLHHTSRTRFDWNVWGQGPAVNGVKTQVSNYNLAFDHLYHVEDRDQGFYLVGGLGAVRWFSEQESALGSIRSHTTKLGITAGAGWQFTRNLGAEARVLVSSINRTYDSTLLQGAVVFRF, encoded by the coding sequence ATGCGTGCTCGACTCCCGGCGCTCTGCGCCCTCGCCTTCGGCCTGCCCCTGGCCGCGGGAAACTTCGATGTGCAGGGCCAGGTGACGCTGAACCAGCCCACCCAGGACCTGAAGACCGCCATGGATGGCAAGCAGGGCTTCGGCCTGGGCATCCACGGGCTGCACCGCCGCGGGCTGCACCACACCAGCCGCACCCGCTTCGACTGGAACGTCTGGGGCCAGGGCCCCGCGGTGAACGGCGTGAAGACCCAGGTGAGCAACTACAACCTCGCCTTCGATCACCTGTACCACGTGGAGGACCGGGACCAGGGTTTCTATCTGGTGGGGGGCCTGGGCGCGGTACGCTGGTTCTCCGAGCAGGAATCCGCCCTGGGCTCCATCCGTTCCCACACCACCAAGCTCGGCATCACCGCCGGCGCCGGCTGGCAGTTCACGCGCAACCTCGGCGCCGAGGCGCGGGTGCTGGTGAGCAGCATCAACCGCACCTACGACAGCACGCTCCTGCAGGGCGCGGTGGTGTTCCGGTTCTGA